In Chloroflexota bacterium, the DNA window GCCGGCACCGGCCTCGCGGACCTGCTGGCACAGCACGGCATCCGCGCCGCGCTGATCGCCGGGCTGGAGACCTCGGTCTGCGTGCTGTTCACGGCGACCTCGGCGTACCTGCGGCGCATCGTGCCGCTGGTCGTGCGCGATGCCTGCGGCGACAGCGCCGATCGCCACGCCGTGACCCTGCAGATGTACGACCGGCTCTCGTTCCAGACGGTGACGACCGACGACGTAGTGAACGACCTCGACGGCGTCGTGCAGCGCGCGGCCGTCTTCACAATCGAGTAGAAACGATCGCCATCCTGAGCGTGAAGGCAGCACCGCGACTTTCAGCCGCGTCACGCGCGCGAAGGAGCCGAGCACCACGCGCCGGGTTGTCATCCTGAGCGCGAAAGCAGCACGACACACTTACCAACACGCCATGCGCGCGAAGGACCTAAAATCGTCGCAGTCAAGCACCACACTGAGTAGAACTGGTTTGCAGCCATGCGCAGCTACTACGTCTACATCATGACCAACCCGCCGCGCGCCATCGTGTCATCCTGAGCGCGAAGGCAACACCTTGTTTTACACATCCGCCACGCGCGCGAAGGACCTAAAATCTTCTCAGCCAAGCACCACACTGAGTAGAATTAGCTTGCAGCCATGCGCAACTACTACGTCTACATTATGACCAACCCGCCGCATACGACGCTGTATGTTGGTATGACGAACGACCTGAAGCGCCGGATCAGCGAGCACAAGGGCAAACTCATCAAGGGTTATACGAACGCGTACAACGCGACCTACCTGGTTCACTACGAGATTGCCGAGGACGCTGCAACGGCGATCGCGCGCGAGAAACAGATCAAAAGGTGGCTGCGAGCAAAGAAGATCGCCCTGATCGAATCGAACAATCCGGAGTGGAAGGATTTGAGCGTCGAGTGGCTGGACGATGAAGGCTGAGCCCGTTACGGGAAGATTCGGCCATTCGCAGATTTCAGGTCCTTCGCGCGCGAGGCGTTCTTGAACGGCAGCGCGTTGCCTTCGCGCTCAGGATGACAGGTTGGTGATTCGCGCAACCTTACAATCACCCATGTCGCATAGCCATCAATCGAAGAATACACAAGGAACACTTCCATGTCCGACCTGATCTCCCTCATGCAGGGCGCGCGCGTGTTCGACCTCGAACAATCGCGCCACGCCGGTATGCCGGTCCACCCGTCGCACAAGCCGGGCTACCTTTACACGCTCTACCGCCGGCACCAGGACACCTACGCACCGGAGCGCGACGGGCCGCGCTCGTCGGCCTCCGGCATGTTGTCGATGATGGAGCACACCGGCACGCACATCGACGCGCACGCGCACCAGGCCGACTCGCTGACGTTGTGCGGCGGCATCGCCGTCACGCCGCAGGTGCAAACGCCGGCCGGCTTCACGCGCGGCGGCGTCGAGGAGATCGCGCCGATCGTCGCGCGCGGCGTCCTGCTCGACGTGGCCGCCCAGCGCGGCGTGGACGAACTGCCCGCGCGCGAAGAGGTGCATGCGAACGAGCTGCAGGCGTGCGTTGCCCGGCAGGGCGTTTCGGTCGCGCGCGGCGATGTCCTGCTGGTGCGCGTCGGCAACGCGCGGCGCTGGGGCGACGAACCGGCCTATCTCGCCAGCGCCGGCATGGCGCGCGATGCGTCGCTCTGGGCGGCGGAGCGCGGCGTCGTCGCCGTCGGCGCGGACAACATGGCGTGGGACGTGATCGGCGCACGCGACCCGGAGGTCGGCCTCCTGCCGGGGCACCTCGAACTGCTGGCCCGGCGCGGCATCTACATCATCGAGAACCTCAACCTCGACGACCTGAGCCGCGAGCGTATTTACTCTTTCGTGTGCGTCTGCCTGCCGCTCAAGTTTCGCGGCGCGACCGGCTCGCCCGTGCGGCCAGTGGCGATCGTCCAGCAGGCGTAGACCCGAATGGTTTGGCGAAAGCGCCTCGCAGAGCAAATACCCTGCTGTACACCGTTCGTGTCTCGGTGCACGCGTGCGTCTCGATCTGTGCAATCAGCGCGTTGTGCGATTTGTTCCCATTTTGGGAACACGATATAATGGTGGCATGCGGATTATTGCACGCAGGACATTGCGTGAATTCTGGCAACGACACTCGGCCGCCGAACAGCCATTGCGCGCCTGGTATGCGCAGGTGCGCAGCGCCGTCTGGCGCACGCCCGCGGACGTGAAAAATGACTACCGCAATGCCAGCCTGCTGGCTAATCAGCGCGTCATATTTAATATCAAGGGAAACAGCTACCGCCTGGTTACCATGCTCAATTACCAGCATGGCATCGTGTTTATTCGGTTTATTGGCACCCATGCCGATTATGACCGGATTGATGCAGGCAAGATTTGAGGCCGTATGACAGTGAAAATTCACCCGATCCGCGATGAGGCAGACTACGATGCTGCTCTGCACGCCATTGAGACGCTGTGGGACGCCGCACCCGGGACACCGCGCGGCGACGCGCTTGATGTGCTGACGACACTGGTCGCGGTATATGAAGATGAGCATCATCCGGTGCCACCGCCCGATCCGATCGAAGCGATCCAGCACTATCTGGAAAGCCGGGGCCTGACGCGCCGCGATCTCGAGCCATATTTTGGCTCGCGCGCGCGCGTATCGGAAGTGCTGGCGCGCCGCCGGCGGCTGACGTTGCCCATGATTCGCCGGCTGAAACGGGGACTCGGCATCCCGGCCGACGTCCTGATACAGCCATACGATCTGCGCTGATAAGGGCGCTGACGGGGACGCGCTCGCCAATCGTGCTGCACGGCGTTAAACGGTAGACCCATGGATCTCCTCACCTCCGCGCTCCGCAGTGACGACGCCGAGTTCGTTGCCAACGAGGCATACCACCGCGCGCTGGCCGCTGAACTGCGCGACCGGCTGGCGCAGGCGCGCCGGGGCGGCGACGCCCCCGCGCATGCCCGACACCGCGAGCAGGGCAAAATGCCGGTGCGCGAGCGCATCGACCGCCTGCTCGACGACGGCGCGCCGTTCCTCGAACTCTCGCCGCTGGCCGCCGACGGCATGTACGATGGCGACGCGCCGTGCGCCGGCATCGTCACCGGCATCGGCGTCGTCTCCGGGTGCGAGGTCGTCATTGTCGCCAACGACGCCACGGTCAAAGGCGGCACCTACTACCCGCTGACGGTCAAGAAGCACCTGCGCGCGCAGGACGTCGCCGCGCAGAACCGCCTGCCGTGCCTCTACCTGGTCGATTCGGGCGGCGCGTTCCTGCCGATGCAGGACGAGGTCTTCCCCGACCGCGACGACTTCGGGCGCATCTTCTTCAATCAGGCGCGGCTCTCGGCGGCAGGCATCGCGCAGATCGCGGTCGTGATGGGCAGTTGCACGGCAGGCGGCGCGTACGTCCCGGCGATGAGCGACGAGACGATCATCGTCAAAGGCACCGGCACGATCTTCATCGGCGGGCCGCCGCTGGTGAAGGCCGCCACCGGCGTCGACGTCAGCGCCGAGGAGTTGGGCGGCGCCGACGTGCACACGCGCCTGAGCGGCGTGGCCGACCACTTCGCCGAGGACGACGCGCACGCGCTCGAGATCGCGCGCGCCATCGTCGCCACACTCAACACGCGCAAGCCGGTCGCGCTCGACCTCGCGCCGCCGGAGGAGCCGCGCTACGACCCGCAGGAGTTGTACGGCGTCCTGCCGCGCAACCCGAAGGCGCTCTACGACGTGCGCGAGGTGATCGCCCGGCTGGTGGACGGCTCGCGCTTCCGCGAGTTCAAGGCGCGCTACGGCACGACGCTCGTCTGCGGCTTCGCGCGCATCCACGGCTACCCGCTCGGCATCGTTGCCAACAACGGCGTGCTGTTCAGCGAGTCGTCGCTGAAAGGCGCACACTTCGTGGAACTGTGCACCACGCGCGGCATCCCCCTGCTCTTCCTGCAGAATATCACCGGCTTCATGGTCGGCAAGGAGTACGAGGTCGGCGGCATCGCCCGCGACGGCGCGAAGATGGTGCATGCCGTCGCCAACGCCAATGTGCCGAAGCTGACGGTCGTGATCGGCGGCTCGTTCGGCGCGGGCAACTACGGCATGTGCGGCCGCGCCTACGATCCGCGCTTCCTCTGGATGTGGCCGAACAGCCGTATCAGCGTCATGGGCGGCGAGCAGGCCGCCAACGTCCTGCTGACCGTCAAGCAGGATCAACTGGCGCGGCGCAGCCAGCCGCCGCTGCTGCCCGCCGAGGCCGACGAGTTCCGCCGGCCGACCCTCGAAAAGTACGAGCGCGAGGGCAGCCCGTACTACTCGACCGCGCGGCTCTGGGACGATGGCATCTTGGACCCACCGGAGACGCGCCGCGTGCTGGCATTGGCGCTGTCGGCCTGCCTCAACGCGCCGATCGCGCCGACGACTTACGGCGTGTTCCGGATGTAACCTTGCGATGTCGCTTTGGGGCGAAGCGCCGCTCGTGCTACAATCGGCCCGAGAGAACATCGGATGTATACGCTCACCCAACGCCAATCACTGCTGGACGAATTGGTGCGCCGGATTGTGGACGCCTATCAACCGGAGCGCATCATCCTGTTCGGCTCCATGGCGCACGGTAACCCTGACGACGATAGCGATGTTGACATGCTGATTGTCAAGGATACCACCGAGCCGCCGTTGGAACGCCGGGTGCATGTCCGGCGGCTGGCCGCCGATGCTCACCGCCGCGTACCCTTCTCGCCGCTGGTGTTGACGCCGGACGAGTTGGCATCGCGCATCGCGGCGCGCGACGCGTTCTACGCCGACATTCTTCGCAGCGGCATCGTCCTGTATGAGCGACGCTGATCCAGCCGTTCCAGGCAGTTGGTACGCTCAAGGCGACGTTGACTTCCGTGCCGCCGAGATTTTGCTGGCGGCGGGCGAAAGCTTGCCGGTCTCTGCGTTCCTAATCCAGCAAACGGCAGAGAAATACCTCAAGGGCTACTTACTGGCGCATGGCTGGAATCTGCGGCGGACTCACGATCTCGAAATCCTTGTTCAGGACGCGATCGCGCGCGACCAGGAATTCGATCGCTTTCTGATCGCCTGCCAGCGCATCACGGAATACTACATCGAATCACGATATCCGCTCGGGGTACTGACATCATTTGAGTCTGCTCAACTTGCCGCCGATTTCGCTATCGTGAACGACCTCGCTGATCTGATCCGACGTAAAACGCCTCCCGCTGCACCCTGATGTCGCGCGCGCCGCAACCTCACATGTTCCGCAAGCTCCTGATTGCCAATCGCGGCGAGATCGCCGTCCGCATCGCGCGCGCCTGCCGCGAAATGGGCATCGCGACGGTCGCCGTCTACTCCGAGGCCGACCGCGACGCGCTCCACCTGTCGCACGCCGACGAAGCGGTACTGATCGGTCCACCGCCCGCCGCGCAGTCATACCTCCAGATCGAGCGCATCATCGCGGCCGCGCGCGACAGTGGCTGCGACGCGGTCCACCCCGGCTACGGCTTCCTCGCCGAGCGCGCCGAGTTCGCGCAGGCCGTCGCCGACGCCGGGCTGATCTTCGTCGGGCCGCCTGCGTCCGCGATCCGCGCGATGGGCGACAAGACCAGCGCGCGCGCGCTCATGCAGGCAGCCGGCGTGCCGACCGTGCCCGGCTACCAGCGCGCCGCCCCTCGTGACGACGACCGCGACTTCGTTGAGGCCGCGGAACGGCTCGGTTACCCCGTGCTCGTCAAGGCCTCGGCCGGCGGCGGCGGCAAAGGCATGCGCACCGTCGC includes these proteins:
- a CDS encoding GIY-YIG nuclease family protein; translation: MRNYYVYIMTNPPHTTLYVGMTNDLKRRISEHKGKLIKGYTNAYNATYLVHYEIAEDAATAIAREKQIKRWLRAKKIALIESNNPEWKDLSVEWLDDEG
- a CDS encoding cyclase family protein, whose amino-acid sequence is MQGARVFDLEQSRHAGMPVHPSHKPGYLYTLYRRHQDTYAPERDGPRSSASGMLSMMEHTGTHIDAHAHQADSLTLCGGIAVTPQVQTPAGFTRGGVEEIAPIVARGVLLDVAAQRGVDELPAREEVHANELQACVARQGVSVARGDVLLVRVGNARRWGDEPAYLASAGMARDASLWAAERGVVAVGADNMAWDVIGARDPEVGLLPGHLELLARRGIYIIENLNLDDLSRERIYSFVCVCLPLKFRGATGSPVRPVAIVQQA
- a CDS encoding type II toxin-antitoxin system HigB family toxin; translation: MRIIARRTLREFWQRHSAAEQPLRAWYAQVRSAVWRTPADVKNDYRNASLLANQRVIFNIKGNSYRLVTMLNYQHGIVFIRFIGTHADYDRIDAGKI
- a CDS encoding transcriptional regulator, coding for MTVKIHPIRDEADYDAALHAIETLWDAAPGTPRGDALDVLTTLVAVYEDEHHPVPPPDPIEAIQHYLESRGLTRRDLEPYFGSRARVSEVLARRRRLTLPMIRRLKRGLGIPADVLIQPYDLR
- a CDS encoding methylcrotonoyl-CoA carboxylase, with translation MDLLTSALRSDDAEFVANEAYHRALAAELRDRLAQARRGGDAPAHARHREQGKMPVRERIDRLLDDGAPFLELSPLAADGMYDGDAPCAGIVTGIGVVSGCEVVIVANDATVKGGTYYPLTVKKHLRAQDVAAQNRLPCLYLVDSGGAFLPMQDEVFPDRDDFGRIFFNQARLSAAGIAQIAVVMGSCTAGGAYVPAMSDETIIVKGTGTIFIGGPPLVKAATGVDVSAEELGGADVHTRLSGVADHFAEDDAHALEIARAIVATLNTRKPVALDLAPPEEPRYDPQELYGVLPRNPKALYDVREVIARLVDGSRFREFKARYGTTLVCGFARIHGYPLGIVANNGVLFSESSLKGAHFVELCTTRGIPLLFLQNITGFMVGKEYEVGGIARDGAKMVHAVANANVPKLTVVIGGSFGAGNYGMCGRAYDPRFLWMWPNSRISVMGGEQAANVLLTVKQDQLARRSQPPLLPAEADEFRRPTLEKYEREGSPYYSTARLWDDGILDPPETRRVLALALSACLNAPIAPTTYGVFRM
- a CDS encoding nucleotidyltransferase domain-containing protein, yielding MYTLTQRQSLLDELVRRIVDAYQPERIILFGSMAHGNPDDDSDVDMLIVKDTTEPPLERRVHVRRLAADAHRRVPFSPLVLTPDELASRIAARDAFYADILRSGIVLYERR
- a CDS encoding HEPN domain-containing protein; translation: MSDADPAVPGSWYAQGDVDFRAAEILLAAGESLPVSAFLIQQTAEKYLKGYLLAHGWNLRRTHDLEILVQDAIARDQEFDRFLIACQRITEYYIESRYPLGVLTSFESAQLAADFAIVNDLADLIRRKTPPAAP